A window of Paremcibacter congregatus contains these coding sequences:
- the tyrS gene encoding tyrosine--tRNA ligase: MTNEIDNFTPQTDFLKSMKDRGYVHQCTDLTALDKKLSSQVVPAYIGFDCTATSLHVGSLVQIMMLRHLQKCGHKPIVLMGGGTTRIGDPTGRDESRKMLTDDDINANMAGIRKVFEKYLTFGDGPTDAVMVNNADWLDKLNYIEFLRDMGVHFTINRMLTFDSVKLRLEREQPMTFLEFNYMILQAYDYLELSRLNGCALQMGGSDQWGNIINGVELNRRVDQREVYGLTTPLVTLASGQKMGKSMSGAVWLNDDMLSSYDFWQFWRNTADADVGKFLRLFTELPLDEISRLENLEGAGINDAKKILANEATTLCHGEEAARAAEETARQAFEQKSLSADLPTITVAKADLEAGMAVSDLYVLGGLSKSKGEARRLIKQGGAKLNDEKISDGEALLTLADQNAEGTLKLSAGKKKHILIRPE; this comes from the coding sequence ATGACCAATGAGATAGATAACTTTACACCACAGACCGATTTTCTCAAAAGCATGAAAGATCGCGGATATGTTCACCAATGCACCGATTTGACGGCATTGGACAAGAAACTATCGTCTCAGGTGGTACCAGCCTATATCGGCTTTGACTGTACGGCAACCAGCCTGCATGTGGGGTCATTGGTTCAGATCATGATGTTGCGTCATTTGCAGAAGTGCGGTCATAAACCGATCGTCCTGATGGGCGGCGGGACAACCCGCATTGGAGACCCGACCGGACGCGATGAATCCCGCAAGATGCTGACCGATGATGACATCAACGCCAATATGGCCGGTATTCGCAAGGTGTTTGAAAAATACCTGACCTTTGGTGATGGACCGACAGATGCGGTGATGGTCAATAACGCCGATTGGCTTGACAAGCTGAATTACATTGAATTTCTGCGCGACATGGGCGTACATTTCACCATCAACCGTATGCTGACCTTTGACAGTGTCAAACTGCGGCTGGAACGGGAACAACCTATGACCTTCCTGGAATTCAATTACATGATCCTCCAGGCTTATGACTACCTCGAGCTCAGTCGGTTGAATGGCTGCGCGCTGCAGATGGGCGGATCGGACCAATGGGGCAATATCATCAACGGCGTGGAACTTAATCGTCGTGTTGATCAGCGGGAAGTATACGGTCTGACGACACCGTTGGTTACCCTTGCCAGCGGTCAGAAAATGGGCAAAAGCATGAGCGGCGCTGTATGGTTGAATGACGACATGCTGTCATCTTATGATTTCTGGCAATTCTGGCGCAATACCGCCGATGCGGATGTGGGAAAATTCCTGCGCCTGTTTACCGAACTTCCTTTAGATGAAATCTCGCGCCTCGAAAACCTTGAAGGCGCCGGTATTAATGACGCCAAGAAGATATTGGCCAATGAAGCGACCACCTTGTGCCATGGTGAAGAAGCCGCACGTGCCGCAGAAGAAACCGCCCGACAGGCGTTTGAACAAAAATCCCTGTCAGCTGATCTACCGACCATAACGGTTGCCAAGGCCGATCTGGAAGCCGGTATGGCGGTGAGCGATCTTTATGTTCTGGGCGGGCTTAGCAAATCCAAAGGAGAAGCTCGCAGACTGATCAAACAGGGCGGCGCGAAGCTCAATGATGAAAAAATTTCAGACGGCGAGGCTCTGCTGACCCTCGCGGATCAGAACGCAGAAGGCACCTTGAAACTCTCTGCCGGGAAAAAGAAACATATCCTGATCAGGCCTGAGTAA
- a CDS encoding AsmA-like C-terminal domain-containing protein produces MKRYALPLKILLGFLAILALTIFLLAWRLSIGPIALDWVGVHLRTALASQQGETTFDFRDAVLIWRTEEAANPSRTSGLQIIFYEVEIRDKKTNFTLNIPEAAARFSGLAMVRGLMAPTDLEFSGLTIEYDLDPKIWQKTDNRPFMEKLEETLRRLQKSNNIVVKTAQRLLISPNPSDVTGYLKQVSLLDTTINLKDQLSGKIWQIPSADLGLRRTDQGFMINLFGDIALGEDNLMPLDMSLIYNNNQKRAVTTIDFSGLRPSALAGEVEALSGLSDLNIPANGTLQFSVDENFSIPVMAFHLALGQGHINPNNLYEKPLPISSAALKGYIQKSESSIVLEEFQLNLGETHIQGSGLLYGSLDTPGVAIKADIADLPFMDLKSYWPGEIGKGAYLWISQNVDAGIVPTGQLEAYITPEMWAEKELPPNAVTFAFDFQNITAHYLRPMPVLTNMSGQAKLNLHEFSLTAEDGKIDDLKVTKADLLFTEIHKKGQGTAYITVHMDGPLEEVLRVIDYKPLGYPSRYGIKPGSIKGASKATVKLEFPLIRKIKLTDVKFDVRAEVTELSIPRLTDNLRLSDGVMDLHVDGDTLTSVGAIRLNDIDFTATWQENFDKQAEYPSQYALAGIVEGAQWEQLHLPFDPYIEGPVTVEMALFGKGGAMQKGQGTFNLTNSRSIFVPLGWDKNVGEAGSASFDLTFNGLDDITLSNVSLQSPGLQAELGLDVVEGWITRFDIARLTMEKTDFALTMSWDAAEKFYDSKLSGAALDAIPLIEIITAPRTGAEQIVLPDFNLTAAIDNVQAKNDVTLKDVALTAQYRTQDFTHVTLSGTQGTQKKLSITIAPKEENRELTFASTDAGEALRGLGLFNIGVGGDMLLTADMVNHEHGVSLGGHAKVKDFKVIESPEFSKLLEEKKFQKAQEELKKSGLTFSNFDMEFRQYNGVMEISKGRASGPMLGMTIEGAVDQSYDELSIKGTIIPAYGINSLLGNIPLIGTILTGGKGQGIFAATYAIKGSLDKPEIKINPLAALAPGILRTIFSAIGGSKDKTMREKAEELEKVIPNTPPTDPK; encoded by the coding sequence TTGAAACGATACGCTTTACCATTAAAAATTCTACTTGGTTTTCTTGCGATTCTGGCCCTGACAATTTTTCTTCTGGCCTGGCGGTTGAGCATAGGTCCAATTGCGCTGGATTGGGTGGGCGTGCATTTACGCACGGCTTTGGCATCTCAACAGGGAGAGACCACATTCGACTTTCGTGACGCCGTGTTAATCTGGCGCACGGAAGAAGCCGCCAACCCAAGCCGGACAAGCGGCCTTCAGATCATCTTCTATGAAGTCGAGATCCGTGACAAAAAAACCAACTTTACCCTGAACATCCCGGAAGCCGCGGCCCGGTTTAGCGGTCTTGCCATGGTTCGCGGGTTGATGGCGCCTACGGATTTAGAATTTTCCGGACTAACCATTGAATATGATCTTGATCCGAAAATTTGGCAAAAGACAGATAATCGGCCGTTCATGGAAAAGCTGGAAGAGACGCTGCGGCGATTGCAGAAAAGCAATAATATCGTGGTAAAAACGGCACAACGGTTACTGATATCGCCAAACCCGTCTGATGTTACAGGGTATTTGAAGCAGGTGAGCCTGCTCGATACTACGATTAACCTCAAGGATCAACTGTCAGGAAAGATATGGCAAATTCCATCGGCGGATCTTGGGTTACGGCGGACTGATCAAGGATTTATGATCAATTTGTTTGGTGATATTGCCTTGGGCGAAGATAATCTTATGCCCTTGGATATGTCTCTTATCTATAATAATAATCAGAAACGGGCGGTTACAACCATTGATTTTTCAGGCCTGCGACCATCGGCCCTTGCCGGGGAGGTCGAAGCCCTTTCCGGTTTAAGTGATTTGAATATACCAGCGAACGGCACACTTCAATTCTCGGTCGATGAGAATTTTTCCATTCCGGTTATGGCGTTTCATCTGGCTCTGGGGCAGGGACATATCAACCCCAATAATCTGTATGAAAAACCGCTGCCTATATCATCGGCTGCCTTGAAGGGGTACATCCAGAAAAGTGAAAGCTCGATCGTTCTCGAGGAATTCCAATTGAACCTGGGCGAAACTCATATTCAGGGAAGCGGGTTGCTGTATGGCAGTTTGGACACGCCCGGGGTGGCGATTAAAGCTGACATCGCCGATCTGCCTTTTATGGATTTAAAGTCTTATTGGCCAGGTGAAATCGGCAAGGGGGCATACCTCTGGATTTCTCAAAATGTTGACGCCGGCATTGTTCCCACCGGACAACTGGAGGCCTATATCACGCCGGAAATGTGGGCAGAGAAAGAGTTGCCGCCCAATGCTGTCACCTTTGCTTTTGATTTCCAGAACATCACCGCCCATTATCTCCGGCCCATGCCGGTCCTGACGAATATGTCAGGGCAAGCCAAACTCAACCTGCATGAGTTCAGTCTTACGGCAGAGGATGGTAAAATTGACGATCTGAAGGTGACGAAAGCCGACCTTTTATTTACAGAAATTCATAAAAAAGGCCAAGGTACTGCCTATATTACTGTCCATATGGACGGACCTCTGGAAGAAGTGTTGAGGGTGATAGACTATAAACCGCTCGGTTATCCATCCCGCTATGGCATTAAACCAGGCAGCATTAAGGGGGCCTCCAAGGCCACGGTAAAACTTGAATTCCCGCTGATCCGGAAAATAAAATTAACAGATGTCAAATTTGATGTCAGGGCGGAGGTGACTGAGCTTTCCATCCCAAGGCTTACGGATAATTTGCGTTTATCTGATGGTGTCATGGACCTGCATGTGGACGGCGACACACTCACATCAGTCGGCGCCATAAGGCTAAATGATATTGATTTTACGGCCACCTGGCAGGAAAACTTTGACAAACAGGCTGAATATCCTTCCCAATACGCCCTTGCGGGGATAGTCGAGGGGGCGCAGTGGGAACAACTGCACCTGCCTTTTGACCCTTATATAGAAGGCCCTGTCACCGTTGAAATGGCTCTGTTCGGCAAGGGCGGCGCCATGCAAAAGGGACAAGGGACATTTAACCTGACCAACAGCCGAAGCATATTCGTGCCATTGGGTTGGGATAAGAATGTGGGAGAGGCAGGCTCGGCCTCGTTTGATCTGACATTCAACGGCCTAGATGATATTACACTGTCCAATGTTTCTCTGCAATCGCCCGGGCTTCAGGCCGAATTGGGGCTGGATGTGGTGGAAGGCTGGATCACCCGCTTTGACATCGCCCGCCTGACCATGGAAAAGACTGATTTCGCCTTGACCATGTCCTGGGATGCAGCAGAAAAATTTTACGATTCAAAATTATCCGGGGCCGCACTCGACGCCATCCCCCTCATTGAAATTATCACAGCCCCGCGCACTGGTGCGGAACAGATTGTTTTGCCCGACTTTAACCTGACGGCGGCGATAGATAATGTTCAGGCCAAAAATGATGTCACCTTGAAAGACGTTGCCTTGACGGCACAATACAGGACACAGGATTTTACCCATGTGACCCTGTCCGGCACGCAAGGAACGCAAAAGAAACTTTCCATTACCATTGCCCCAAAGGAAGAAAACCGTGAACTGACTTTTGCCAGCACCGACGCCGGCGAAGCATTAAGAGGGCTGGGCCTGTTTAACATCGGTGTTGGCGGGGATATGCTTCTCACTGCAGATATGGTTAATCACGAACATGGGGTATCCCTTGGTGGCCATGCCAAGGTCAAAGATTTCAAGGTAATTGAATCGCCTGAATTCTCAAAACTTCTGGAAGAAAAGAAATTTCAGAAAGCCCAGGAAGAATTGAAAAAAAGCGGGTTGACCTTCAGTAATTTCGACATGGAATTTCGCCAATACAACGGGGTAATGGAAATTAGCAAAGGCCGCGCCAGTGGGCCAATGCTGGGCATGACCATAGAGGGGGCTGTCGACCAGTCATATGATGAACTCAGCATCAAGGGCACCATCATTCCCGCTTATGGCATTAATTCCCTTCTCGGCAACATTCCTCTGATTGGTACGATCCTGACCGGCGGTAAAGGCCAGGGCATTTTCGCCGCAACCTATGCCATCAAGGGATCCTTGGATAAGCCGGAAATCAAAATAAACCCTCTCGCCGCTCTGGCGCCAGGCATTTTGCGTACGATTTTCAGCGCCATCGGCGGTTCGAAGGATAAAACCATGAGAGAAAAGGCAGAGGAACTGGAAAAGGTCATCCCCAATACCCCGCCAACTGATCCAAAGTAA
- a CDS encoding bifunctional [glutamine synthetase] adenylyltransferase/[glutamine synthetase]-adenylyl-L-tyrosine phosphorylase, whose product MIHSSLSVTSPSGQFFPKAGNPSLGTQRLADFLQVCSDQQVTDIKALINKNQQNHDLLCAIFANSPYLSRLLSKDPAFAARLLATESADLFQNILTELEQKVPQITDTALVSKTLRQAKAKVALITSFTDMAGVWSLNQVTRALTEFAELSVKLAVSHLLRVEMVKGNLALPPHLQDIPTDKLLASPDLARDTGYVVLAMGKMGGFELNYSSDIDLIVLFDNDIVDYTGRKTAQDLFIRLTRNLMKMIQERTADGYVFRTDLRLRPDPGATAIALSMEGAEIYYQSMGLNWERAAMIKARPVAGDLAAGDAFLDRIKSFVWRRHLDYVALEDIYAIKKLIHQHHGHKQIGFAGQDVKLGHGGIREIEFYAQIFQLIAGGREPELRIPATCDALNALVKNNKISPEDNEKLQSAYVYYRTLEHRLQMINDDQTHSLPETPEELDRVTRFMGYDDQKTFADDLQQHLHTVHDLFTDLLKESHQEEDQPDELLAFPPDIYNKTTIEVIKKAGFDEPQPIYDIMQKWLLGRYRSCRTERARGLLHTLIPDILFHFGKQTNRDVSFRKFDEFISRLPSGVQLFSFIKAQPWLLELLAEIIGMAPYLSDQLAKRPLLLDAVLNQGFFNENHAAADLINHLEGQLVIAKDFQDTLDITRKWANEQKFQCGVQILRNNITAQQAGHILSRVADVILRVMFERVREEFTRKHGQLKQVSFAILALGKLGGRELTTTSDLDLVFIYDSPVGNHMSDGSKPLSVNHYFARLSQQFINALTAMTGEGRLYEVDMRLRPSGNAGPIAVSLEGFEEYQTSQAWTWEHLALTRGRVIIGGQGLKDKINHIIANVLASDSRSPDDTLLHTADMREKLRAEFGTSNVWSVKHTRGGLVDIEFICQYLILRHGHACPDLITPNTLDQIDRLQRHGFIHQKEAVILQEACAFMQNLQVILRLCLGNATKPATMPQGLIDMLCDRFGLSTIDDLENTVRQMQVDVSRIFKELIEVPAKKIIVAQKETTASEGK is encoded by the coding sequence ATGATACACTCATCCCTGTCTGTCACATCTCCATCGGGGCAGTTTTTCCCAAAAGCCGGCAATCCTTCTTTGGGTACCCAACGGCTTGCAGACTTTTTACAAGTCTGTTCGGACCAACAGGTAACAGATATCAAAGCATTAATTAATAAAAATCAACAAAATCATGATCTTTTATGCGCCATCTTTGCCAACAGCCCCTATCTGTCCCGGCTATTATCGAAAGATCCGGCATTTGCCGCCCGCCTGCTTGCGACAGAATCGGCTGACTTGTTTCAGAACATCCTGACGGAACTTGAACAGAAGGTGCCGCAAATAACGGATACGGCGCTGGTCAGTAAAACCCTGCGTCAGGCCAAAGCCAAAGTGGCGCTGATCACTTCTTTCACCGATATGGCGGGGGTATGGTCTTTGAATCAGGTTACCCGCGCCCTGACGGAATTTGCTGAATTGTCTGTAAAACTGGCGGTCAGTCATTTATTGCGGGTCGAAATGGTAAAAGGCAACCTTGCCCTGCCGCCTCACTTACAGGATATCCCGACAGATAAACTTCTGGCCAGTCCGGATCTCGCCCGGGATACCGGTTATGTGGTTCTTGCCATGGGGAAAATGGGTGGGTTTGAACTGAATTATTCCAGTGATATTGACCTGATCGTCCTTTTTGATAACGATATTGTCGACTATACCGGGCGTAAAACGGCGCAAGATCTGTTTATTCGACTGACCCGAAACCTGATGAAAATGATCCAGGAACGCACCGCCGACGGGTATGTTTTTCGCACCGATTTACGTCTGCGCCCAGACCCGGGCGCGACCGCAATTGCCTTGTCCATGGAAGGCGCCGAGATTTATTATCAATCAATGGGGTTGAACTGGGAACGGGCGGCAATGATCAAGGCTCGCCCCGTGGCCGGCGACCTGGCGGCGGGCGACGCGTTTCTTGACCGGATCAAAAGCTTTGTATGGCGGCGGCATCTGGATTATGTGGCGTTGGAAGATATTTATGCCATTAAGAAGCTTATTCACCAGCATCATGGGCATAAACAGATTGGTTTTGCAGGTCAGGATGTCAAACTGGGTCACGGCGGCATACGTGAAATTGAATTTTACGCCCAGATTTTTCAGTTGATTGCTGGGGGCCGCGAACCGGAACTGCGAATTCCGGCAACCTGTGATGCCTTGAACGCCCTGGTGAAAAACAACAAAATATCGCCCGAAGACAATGAAAAACTGCAGAGCGCCTATGTCTATTATCGCACGCTGGAACATCGCCTGCAGATGATCAACGACGACCAGACCCACTCCCTGCCCGAAACCCCGGAAGAACTGGACCGTGTCACACGTTTTATGGGCTATGATGACCAGAAAACCTTTGCCGATGATCTCCAGCAGCATCTGCATACGGTTCATGACCTGTTCACCGATCTGTTGAAAGAATCACATCAGGAGGAAGATCAGCCAGATGAACTTTTGGCTTTTCCGCCGGATATATATAATAAAACGACAATCGAGGTGATCAAAAAAGCCGGATTTGATGAACCTCAACCGATTTATGATATCATGCAGAAATGGCTGTTGGGCCGTTACCGGTCCTGCAGGACAGAACGGGCACGGGGATTACTGCACACCCTGATCCCTGACATCCTTTTCCATTTTGGCAAACAGACCAACAGGGATGTGAGTTTTCGCAAATTTGACGAATTTATTTCCCGTCTCCCCTCCGGGGTGCAGTTGTTTTCCTTTATCAAGGCTCAGCCCTGGTTGCTGGAATTGCTGGCCGAGATTATCGGGATGGCACCCTATCTTTCTGACCAGCTCGCCAAGCGGCCATTGCTGCTTGACGCCGTTCTTAATCAGGGGTTCTTCAATGAAAATCATGCGGCGGCAGACCTGATCAATCACCTTGAGGGGCAATTGGTGATTGCCAAGGATTTTCAGGATACGTTGGATATTACCCGTAAATGGGCCAATGAGCAGAAGTTTCAATGCGGCGTTCAGATCTTGCGTAACAATATTACTGCGCAACAAGCCGGCCATATCCTGTCACGGGTGGCTGATGTAATCCTTCGGGTTATGTTTGAAAGGGTGCGTGAAGAATTTACACGCAAACATGGGCAGCTCAAGCAGGTAAGTTTCGCGATCCTGGCTTTGGGTAAGCTTGGCGGTCGGGAATTAACCACCACTTCGGACCTTGATCTGGTGTTCATTTATGACTCTCCCGTGGGCAACCATATGTCCGACGGTTCGAAACCCTTGTCGGTCAATCATTATTTTGCACGCCTCAGTCAGCAGTTTATTAATGCATTAACCGCCATGACCGGAGAAGGCCGGCTGTACGAGGTGGATATGCGGTTGCGTCCTTCAGGCAATGCCGGCCCGATTGCTGTATCTCTGGAAGGTTTCGAGGAATATCAGACCAGCCAGGCCTGGACCTGGGAACATTTGGCGCTCACCCGCGGACGGGTGATCATTGGCGGTCAGGGACTAAAAGACAAGATCAATCATATCATCGCCAATGTGCTGGCCAGTGACAGCCGTTCGCCGGATGATACTCTGCTGCATACCGCCGATATGCGTGAAAAATTACGGGCAGAATTTGGAACATCAAATGTCTGGTCGGTGAAACATACGCGCGGCGGCCTTGTCGATATTGAATTTATTTGTCAGTATCTGATCCTGCGGCACGGCCATGCCTGCCCTGATCTGATCACACCAAATACTTTGGATCAGATTGATCGTCTGCAACGTCACGGGTTCATACACCAGAAGGAGGCGGTAATCTTGCAGGAAGCCTGTGCATTCATGCAAAATCTTCAGGTGATCTTGCGACTCTGTCTTGGCAACGCCACCAAACCCGCAACAATGCCGCAGGGATTGATCGATATGCTGTGCGACCGGTTTGGTCTGTCCACGATTGACGACCTTGAAAACACGGTGCGCCAGATGCAGGTTGATGTTTCAAGGATATTTAAGGAACTGATTGAAGTCCCTGCAAAAAAAATTATAGTAGCGCAAAAAGAAACAACTGCTTCTGAAGGAAAATAA
- the bcp gene encoding thioredoxin-dependent thiol peroxidase: MLETGQPAPDFSLPIETGETLSLNDFKGRKLVLYFYPKDSTPGCTTEAKDFTALKQEFTDANAVVIGASKDSLKRHQNFINKQDLSISLISDEEGVLCESYGVWILKKLYGREYMGIERATFLIDEKGTIRNIWHKVKVKGHAAAVLEAVKAL; this comes from the coding sequence ATGCTTGAAACTGGCCAGCCTGCCCCCGACTTTTCCCTGCCCATCGAAACAGGTGAAACCCTGTCACTGAACGATTTCAAAGGCCGGAAACTGGTGCTGTATTTCTATCCCAAAGACAGTACACCGGGCTGTACAACAGAAGCCAAGGATTTTACCGCGCTCAAACAGGAATTCACCGATGCAAATGCTGTTGTGATTGGTGCGTCGAAGGATAGTCTTAAACGTCATCAGAATTTCATCAACAAGCAGGATTTGTCCATTAGTCTGATTTCGGATGAAGAAGGTGTGTTGTGTGAATCCTATGGCGTCTGGATATTGAAAAAACTCTATGGCCGTGAGTATATGGGCATCGAGCGGGCAACCTTTCTCATTGATGAAAAAGGAACGATCCGGAACATCTGGCATAAGGTTAAAGTCAAGGGTCATGCCGCCGCAGTTCTTGAGGCCGTGAAAGCCCTGTAA
- a CDS encoding ferritin-like domain-containing protein translates to MPDLDNLGAAAIQVLSCADPRQKAAFSRRSAQAWREGKLAQIFPYLPSVSPARPDYPRLLKPQDMPKRRSGSNLGALLHAVTHIEFNAIDLAWDMVARFGADMPRAFCDDWVSVGDDEARHFTMMQDRLQAYDMTYGDLPAHDGLWQSALDTRHDLKARLAIVPLVLEARGLDVTPMMIKRFEKAADEKSAEALTTIYIEEVSHVAAGKKWFSYLCDRDNCPPVETYHHLVRRYFKGYVKPPFNEDARARAGLTAEFYKPLAPEGS, encoded by the coding sequence ATGCCTGATCTGGATAATCTAGGCGCGGCAGCCATACAGGTTCTAAGCTGTGCAGACCCACGGCAGAAGGCTGCGTTCAGCCGTCGTTCCGCACAGGCCTGGCGAGAGGGAAAACTGGCGCAGATCTTCCCTTACCTGCCTTCTGTTTCCCCCGCACGACCAGATTATCCCCGGCTTCTCAAACCACAAGATATGCCTAAACGCCGAAGTGGAAGCAACCTTGGCGCCTTGTTGCACGCCGTCACCCATATTGAATTCAATGCCATTGACCTTGCCTGGGATATGGTCGCGCGCTTCGGAGCGGATATGCCCCGGGCATTTTGTGATGATTGGGTATCCGTCGGGGATGACGAGGCCCGGCACTTCACGATGATGCAGGATCGTCTGCAGGCCTATGACATGACCTATGGCGATTTGCCGGCCCATGACGGATTGTGGCAATCTGCCCTGGATACCCGTCATGACCTGAAAGCCCGCCTTGCCATTGTTCCCCTGGTTCTGGAAGCCCGCGGTCTTGATGTTACCCCTATGATGATCAAGCGTTTTGAAAAAGCAGCGGATGAAAAGAGTGCAGAAGCGCTAACCACCATCTACATAGAAGAAGTCAGTCATGTGGCGGCTGGAAAAAAGTGGTTCAGTTACCTCTGCGACCGGGATAATTGTCCACCTGTGGAAACCTATCACCATCTGGTCAGACGGTACTTTAAAGGATATGTCAAACCACCCTTCAATGAGGACGCCCGCGCCCGCGCCGGGCTTACAGCGGAGTTTTATAAACCTCTTGCCCCTGAAGGGTCATGA
- a CDS encoding M23 family metallopeptidase codes for MNFFHKIKALAARLFPERQLYFRTNGVVRFISISHNTQIFAASMVFALLIWSLLTSYSYLNRAEILAAKDMELAKTEQRYNDANQQFQALKQDIQSSTKALEQRQIYLQQLLDADSSLSSEIEAATQEKDAGGKGDEPGRKKTIPHEISFHTGGSTAIYDEHQKQLDNFKFSLNRIETQQQALAERMVGRISQKIAYVEKTLKQSGLAPSKLMQLAENRPSSMMAMGGPFILYSEQVNFDFSTDEPFAKLYAHHNHLIDLESVIQHIPIGMPTKKYYISSNFGVRKDPFKKTWARHSGVDMAGWWKNPIYASANGRVTKAGRNGAYGNFIEIDHGNGFLSRYGHLSKILVKKGELVTLEQKIGLMGSTGRSTSPHLHYEIWFNGKPINPQKIFKASNNVLKIQRQEYDS; via the coding sequence TTGAATTTTTTTCATAAAATCAAAGCATTAGCTGCACGACTATTCCCGGAAAGACAGTTGTATTTCCGCACCAATGGTGTTGTGCGCTTTATCTCTATTTCCCATAATACACAAATTTTTGCCGCCAGCATGGTTTTTGCTTTGTTGATATGGTCTCTCCTCACGTCTTACAGCTACCTCAACCGGGCAGAAATTCTCGCGGCCAAAGACATGGAACTGGCCAAGACGGAACAAAGGTATAATGACGCCAATCAACAGTTCCAGGCGTTGAAACAAGACATACAGTCTTCGACCAAGGCTCTGGAGCAAAGACAGATTTATTTGCAGCAGTTGCTTGATGCCGACAGCAGCCTGTCTTCTGAAATCGAAGCTGCAACGCAAGAAAAAGACGCCGGGGGTAAAGGCGATGAACCGGGCAGAAAAAAAACCATCCCCCATGAAATAAGTTTTCATACTGGCGGTTCGACAGCTATTTATGATGAACATCAAAAGCAGCTAGATAATTTTAAGTTTAGTCTTAATCGCATAGAGACCCAGCAGCAGGCTTTGGCCGAACGCATGGTTGGCCGTATTTCTCAGAAAATTGCCTATGTTGAAAAGACCTTGAAACAGTCTGGGCTTGCCCCCAGCAAGCTGATGCAACTGGCGGAAAACAGACCTTCATCCATGATGGCCATGGGGGGGCCGTTTATATTATATTCGGAACAGGTCAATTTTGATTTTTCGACCGACGAACCCTTTGCAAAGCTTTACGCCCATCATAATCATCTGATCGACCTGGAAAGTGTCATTCAGCATATCCCCATCGGCATGCCGACAAAAAAATATTACATTTCCAGTAATTTCGGGGTGCGCAAAGATCCTTTCAAAAAAACATGGGCCCGCCACAGCGGTGTCGACATGGCCGGCTGGTGGAAAAATCCGATTTATGCATCTGCTAACGGACGGGTAACAAAGGCGGGTCGCAACGGGGCTTATGGTAATTTTATCGAAATTGATCATGGAAATGGATTTTTGTCACGATATGGACACCTTTCCAAGATATTGGTGAAAAAAGGTGAGTTGGTGACGCTCGAACAAAAGATTGGCCTTATGGGGTCAACCGGCCGCAGCACCAGCCCACATTTGCATTATGAAATCTGGTTTAATGGAAAACCCATTAATCCGCAAAAAATATTCAAGGCATCAAATAATGTTCTCAAAATCCAACGACAAGAGTATGACAGCTAA
- a CDS encoding bactofilin family protein gives MTKPTRPVNSAPSIIGSDVTIKGNITTVGEIQLDGAVEGDVRSSSLTIGEHGSVQGVVTAEEVVVKGQIKGQIKGRNIRLEKTAKVNGDLFHETLSVEAGAFIEGSLTHKNNAMQDSAPTLKTAETKPTDIKQPGQKTA, from the coding sequence ATGACAAAACCAACCCGCCCTGTAAATTCCGCCCCTTCCATCATCGGCTCTGACGTAACCATTAAAGGCAACATCACCACAGTCGGTGAGATTCAACTTGATGGCGCTGTAGAAGGCGATGTCCGCAGTTCGTCATTGACCATCGGTGAACATGGATCGGTACAGGGCGTTGTTACAGCTGAAGAAGTCGTGGTCAAGGGCCAGATCAAGGGCCAGATTAAAGGTCGCAACATTCGTCTTGAAAAAACGGCCAAGGTCAACGGCGATCTGTTCCATGAAACCCTGAGCGTAGAAGCCGGCGCCTTTATTGAAGGCAGCCTGACTCACAAAAACAACGCGATGCAGGATAGTGCCCCGACCCTGAAGACGGCCGAGACGAAACCCACAGATATAAAACAGCCTGGTCAGAAAACCGCCTGA